A window of the Tiliqua scincoides isolate rTilSci1 chromosome 5, rTilSci1.hap2, whole genome shotgun sequence genome harbors these coding sequences:
- the JOSD2 gene encoding josephin-2: MSGNAGQNEAPGLYHERQRLELCAVHALNNVLQERLFTQEAADEICKRLAPDARWNPHRSFLGTGNYDVNVIMAALQSVGLEAIWWDKRRSLEQLSLAGVLGFIINVPSNVCLGFLSLPVRRRHWIAVRQLDGTYYNLDSKLKAPVPIGGEAELRIFLQEVLSQGPCELLLVVPQTEEAGNWLTPVT; encoded by the exons ATGTCCGGGAACGCGGGACAAAACGAAGCACCTGGACTTTACCATGAGCGGCAGCGCCTCGAGCTTTGCGCCGTTCATGCCCTCAACAATGTCCTTCAAGAGAGACTTTTCACCCAAGAGGCAGCTGATGAGATCTGCAAAAG GCTGGCCCCAGATGCAAGGTGGAACCCCCACCGCAGTTTTCTGGGAACAGGTAACTATGACGTCAACGTCATCATGGCAGCTCTGCAGAGTGTTGGGCTGGAAGCCATCTGGTGGGACAAACGCAG GTCCCTAGAGCAACTCTCCCTAGCAGGCGTTCTTGGCTTCATCATCAATGTCCCATCCAACGTGTGCCTGGGCTTTCTGTCCCTTCCTGTGAGGAGGCGTCACTGGATTGCTGTGCGTCAGCTTGACGGAACCTACTACAACCTCGACTCCAAGCTGAAGGCACCAGTTCCGATCGGCGGCGAAGCCGAGCTCAG GATATTCCTGCAGGAGGTGCTATCTCAAGGCCCCTGTGAGTTGCTGCTAGTTGTACCTCAGACAGAAGAAGCTGGAAACTGGCTAACCCCCGTCACATGA